TGGATGCATTCAAGGCGGCCTATGCCTCGGCGGAAGGTCAGGCGGCCTTGAAGTCGGGCGTGACTCTTATGCATTGCACCAGTGATTATCCCGCCGCACCGCAAGCCATTAATCTACGCGCCATGGACACGCTCTCGGCGGCGTTCGGGTTGCCGGTCGGTTATTCCGATCACACGCTGGGCACCGCCATGAGCATTGCCGCCGTGGCGCGCGGCGCGCGGATCGTTGAAAAGCATTTCACGCTCGATCGAACGCTTGAGGGGCCGGATCATGCGGCATCGCTGGAACCGGATGAATTAACCCAAATGATTCGCGGCATTCGGGATGTCTCCGCGGCATTGGGCGACGGCATCAAACGCCCGCAACCGGCGGAGCTTTCCACGGCCCGTGTGGCACGCAAGAGTTTGGTCGCGCGGGTGCCGATTCGTGCGGGTGAGCCTTTTACGACAGACAATTTGACCGTGATGCGCCCGGGCACCGGGTTATCGCCCATCGGATATTGGGCGTTGCTCGGCAAAACAGCCAGGCAGGACTACCCGGCAGGGAGCTTGATCGTTGACTAAACCCTTCATCATTCTGGGCGCGGGGGGGCATGCCGCTGTGATCCGCGATCTGATCGAGTGCCTGGGACACGAGGTTGCGGGCGTACTGACGCCTGAATTTTCGGCGGGCAGCCATTGGCAGGGTCTGCCCGTGTTGGGTGCTGATGATTTTCTGGATCAACCGGCTGCTGCGGATTATGTCTACGCGCTGGGCGTCGGCTTGATGCCGAATCAGGCCCGTTTACGTTCGACGCTTTATGCCGAGTTAATTACTAAAGGTTTGGAAGTGCCCACCCTCGTCCATCCTTCGGCCGTGGTGGCACGCAGTGTGCGCTTGGGGCGGGGGGTGCAGATACTGGCCGGTGTGGTAGTGCAGGCTCAAGCGGTGATCGGTGATAACGTGCTGATCAACACACGGGCTTCTGTCGATCATCATTGTCATCTGGGTGCTCATAGTCATGTCGCGCCCGGGGCAGTGCTCTGCGGCGGGGTGAGGACCGGCGAGGGTGTGTTTGTCGGCGCCGGTGCCACGGTCATCCAGGGCTTGGAAATTGGTTCGCGCGCCGAGGTAGGCGCCGGGGCGACGGTGCTTCGATCCTTGCCTGCAGACACCCGTTTCATTCCGGAACGCCCGCATCAAGGAATCTAAGGAGAAGTAGAGTGAGCGAGCAATGGCAAAAAATTCGGTTGCGTGTGTCGGATTCGCTGCATCGGGCGATCGAGGTCATCGACCAAGGTGCCAAACAAATCGCCTTGGTGCTGGATGATGACGGGCGACTCATCGGTACGGTGACTGATGGCGATATCCGGCGCGGTATCCTGCGGCATCTGTCGTTGGAGGCGCCTGTTTCGGAGGTCATGAACGCCAAGCCGCGGAGTCTGGCGGCAGGTTATAGTCGAGCCGAGGCGCTGCAACTTCTGGGCAGTGCTCAGGTGTTGCAGGTGCCGATCGTCGATCGTGACGGCAAGTTGGTCGGGCTTGAAACCATGACCGATCTGATGAAGCGGCCGCGGCTGGAAAACCCGGTGTTTCTGATGGCGGGCGGCTTTGGCACTCGGCTGCGGCCCTTGACGGATTCCTGCCCCAAGCCGATGCTGAAGGTGGGCGGCAAACCGATGCTGGAGCACATCCTGCAGGATTTGATCGACTACGGCTTCTATCGTTTTTACATCTCGGTGCATTACCTGCGCGAGCAGGTGATCGAGCATTTCAAGGACGGCAGCCGCTTCGGGGTGTCGATCCAATATATCCACGAAGACACGCCGCTTGGCACGGCGGGGTGTTTGGGGCTCTTGCCGCGCGATGCCGTGCAGCGCCCGATCATCGTCGTTAATGGCGACATCATGACCCGCGTAAATTACGAGGCGCTGTTGCAGGATCATGATCGCCACACGCCCGCCGCGACGGTTTGTACCCGTCAATATGATTTTCAGGTGCCGTACGGCGTGATCGAGCATGAAGATCAGCGCATCACCAACATCACTGAAAAACCCACGCAGCACTTCTTTGTGAGCGCGGGTATTTATGTGCTGGCGCCACAGGTGGTGCATTCGATGGCCGCCGATACGCGGGTCGATATGCCGGATCTGCTGAAATCCGAAATCACCGCCGGACGTTCCGTGCGGATGTTCCCGGTGCATGAATACTGGCTGGATATCGGTCGGATGAATGACTTCGAACTGGCGCAGAACGACGCGGCATCGGTGTTGCAGCGTGTCTGACATCGGATCGGTGCTGGCGCTCATTCCCGCGCGGGGCGGGAGCAAGGGCTTGCCCGGCAAGAATATCCGCCCTTTGAAGGGCAGGCCGTTGATCGGTTGGAGCATCGAGGCTGCGCGCACCAGCCGTTATGTTTCGCGGGTTGTGGTTTCCTCGGACGATGAGGAAATTCTGGCCGTCGCCCGCGATCAAGGGGCGGAAACGCCCTTTCGACGCCCCGCGTCATTGGCGGGTGATGCCACGCCGAGCATGGATGTCGTGCTGCACGCGCTCGACCAGCTTGCCGAGTTTGAGTGGGTTGTCCTGCTTCAACCCACATCCCCTTTACGGCTGTCCGCGGATATCGATGCGGCGATCGAGCAATGCCTGAAAACGAATGCGCCTGCCTGTGTCAGCGTTTGCGAAGCGCCCGCCAGCCCGTGGTGGATGTTTGAGGTCGGCGCAGAGTGCCGTATGCGTTCGTTTCTTCCTGCCGAACAACGGCCGGTACGGCGGCAGGACTTACCGGATCTGTATGCACTGAATGGCGCGGTTTACGTGGCGAAAACCGAATGGCTGCGAACCTCGCGCAGTTTTCTGACCGAAGAAACCGTGGCCTATGTCATGCCGCCCGCCCGCTCGGTAGACATCGATACCCTGTTCGATTTCCAGCTGGCGGAGTGTCTGCTGGGAAATCACTGAGGAGGAGGGCAGTCCTTCTCGCCCTCGCTCGCTGCACGATCCATTACTCCTGTGTGATGAGGTAGCAGGGTTGGAACGAGGCTCCTTATTTCAGGTTCTGGCCAATCCACGCCAGAAGTTGATCGGCGATGATGCTCTTATTCTCACTCTCCCAGCGCAGGCGGGTTTCATATTCCCCTGCTGCTAAGCCGCGCTCGCTCACCACGATGCGCAAGGGTATGCCGATGAGCTCCATATCGGCAAACGCGACGCCGGGGCGCAGGCCGCGATCGTCGAGCAGCACGTTAAACCCTTGGGCGGTTAGTTCGGCTTCCAGTCGTTCGGCTTCGGCTTGAACCGCTGGGGCGCGATGGCCGTTGATCGGCACGATGGCGACTTCGAACGGGGCGAGGGGCACGGGCCAGACAATGCCGTTGTCGTCGTGATTCTGTTCGATGGCAGCGGCCACGATGCGTGAGACACCAATGCCGTAGCAGCCCATGATCGCGGTGGCGGGTTTGCCGTGTTCGTCGAGGAATTCGCAATGCATTTTCTCGCTGTAGGTGGTGCCCAACTGGAACACATGCCCCACTTCGATGCCTCTTGCGATGGCGAGCTTATCCTGACCATCCGGTGCCGGATCGCCTTCGACTGCGTTGCGCAGGTCCGCGGTTTCTGGTTCGGGCAGGTCGCGCCCCCAGTTCACGCCGGTTATGTGCCAGCCATCTTCGTTGGCGCCGCAGATAAAGTCGGCGCAGTCAGCCGCCGCAAAGTCGGCGATGACGGGGATGTTCAGGCCGATCGGGCCGAGGGAACCGACATTCGCCCCCGTGTGTGTGAACGCTTCCGCTGGAGGGATGAACTCAAACGGGTCGGCGATCAGCGGATGCTTGGTGGCCTTGATGTCGTTCAATTCGTGATCGCCACGCAGGATGATTGCCACAACTGGGGTTTCTTTTCCGCGAACGAGCAGGGTCTTGAGAATCTTTGTGGCGGGCGCGTTCAAGAAGGCAGCAACTTCGTCGATGGTTTTGGCATTAGGCGTCGCCACGCGCGTCAGGCTGGCTGTTGCGGGGGCGCGGCCGCCCTTTAAAGGAAAGGTGGGCGCCATTTCTACGTTGGCGGCGTAGTCGCCATTGACTGCATAGGCAATAGCATCCTCGCCCGAATCGGCCAGCACGTGGAACTCATGGGAGCCTTTGCCGCCAATCGAGCCGGTATCGGCCTCCACCGCGCGGAATTTCAAACCCAGGCGGGTGAAAATGCGTGTGTAGGCGTCATACATGGCTTGATAGGTGACGCGCAGAGATTCGACATCGGCATGAAACGAGTAGGCATCCTTCATGATGAATTCTCGGGCGCGCATGACGCCGAAGCGCGGACGAATCTCATCGCGGAACTTGGTTTGAACCTGGTAGTAGCAGATCGGTAATTGGCGGTAGCTTTTGAGCTCTCGACGGGCGTAGTCGGAGATGACTTCTTCATGCGTTGGGCCGACGCAGAACTCACGATCATGCCGATCTTTGACGCGCAGCAATTCGGGGCCGTACTTTTGCCAGCGACCGGATTCCTGCCACAGCTCAGCCGGTTGAATGGCGGGCATCAGCAGTTCCAGCGCGCCGATGCCTTCCATTTCTTCGCGAACGACCGCTTCGACTTTGCGCAAAACGCGCAGACCCAGCGGGCTCCATGTATACAAACCGGAAGCGAGGCGGCGGATCATGCCGGCGCGCAGCATCAATTGATGGCTGATGATTTCGGCTTCGGTTGGCGTTTCTTTCAGGGTATTTAGCGGGAATTGCGAGCTGCGCATGTGTGCTTGGTCTCAAAAAGGTCAGTTGCGTGAGGCTTTGGTATACGGGATGCGGAAATCTACGGCCCCATTAGGATATAAGCGCAGTATTTTGACATGATTTGTCGAATGTTGCCGAGGGCGATTGCGTTTGGATAGCCCACGCCGGTGCGCTTATGAGCGTATGCCTACTATCTCTGTTTTTGAACAGCCATGAGAACGGCCCCGAAGAGCCGCGGGGATATTATTTGACGCAGGCCTTGTTGGCTACATCCTGCGCCTGTTTGAGACGGCTGGCGATTTCTTCTGATGTCAGTGGGCGGTATTTGCCGTCCGCATCCTGAGTCATCAGTTGGTTTTGCGTATTCTGCAGCATTTTGATTTGAGCGTTTGCCGCTTCGCAGGCTTTTGCCGCTTCTTTTTTATTTATTGCCAAAACGGGCTGGTCTGGTGCCAAGGGCTTCTTGGTTTCATCCTCGGTTTTTTCAGCAGGTGCAGCCTGAGCATCCTCGTTATTGCCAGAGGTAGCGTAGTCCGGGTTGACGATCTGGGCTTCGCCTTGTTTCGGTGGGAGCTGGCTGAAATGTGTTTCACCGTTCTTGTCCACCCATTTATATATCTGGGTCGAACCATCGGCCTGACTGGCTGCGGAAAACATGACTGTTGCCGCGGCTGTTAATGCAATCAATGCTATTTTCCTTGAGCCTCGCATAATCTCGCGTCCTTTTGATGTGTGAGAACGCTAGCATAACGTTTTGAACCAATTGTTCAACTGGTCTGAGTGTTAACGGAAATTCCACGCTATTTATCAAAAAACAAAAAAACCGTACCTTCGATAAATAGCCGCGTATGTCCATGACTCAGTGGCAGGAAAATGGTTGGTTTGATGCAGTAATGTCGCAAATGATAAATAGGCTTGATACACTATCTGGATTCACAAAACTAAAGTGAGTTTTCTTCATGGCAGATCGACGTCTTAAGGTGTTCAACACCGTCGCGCGCTTGTTGAGTTTTACCAAGGCAGCCGAGGCCTTGCACACGACCCAGCCAGCAGTCACGTTTCAGGTTCGTCAGTTAGAGGAGCATTTTGATACGCGACTGTTTGACCGAACCCATAACCGTGTGACGCTGACGGACGTGGGGCATGTGGTGTACGAAATTTCTGAACGCATGTTCGAGCTCTATGATGAGATGGATCGACGTGTTAAAGAGATGACGGGCGAAGTTGGCGGTTCACTCAATATTGGCGCAAGTACGACCATTGCTGAAAACATGTTGCCAGCGCTGCTCGGTAAGTTCCGTTTAAAACATCGGGATCTTGCCGTTCGCTTAAAAGTGGGTAATACCGAAGCAATCGTATCCATGGTTGAACACAATGTTGTTGATTTGGCGATTGTCGAGGGAACGGTTGGAAATAAGAATCTGTTGGTCGAAACCTGCCGCCGTGATGAGTTGGTCGTCATTTTGCCGCCTGATCATCAATTGGCCGGTTTAGAGTCTGTTTCCCTTGACCAGCTAATGTCCTATGACTTTATCTGCCGCGAGGAAGGCTCCGGCACGCGTGAAATGGTACTGAACTATTTGATCGAGCACGGTTATTCAGACGGTTGGGATGTTTGCATGGAGCTTGGGAGCCCCGAAGCGATCAAGGGTGCAGTTCAAGCGGGCATGGGATTGTCCATCATGTCTGCTTCCGGTATTACCAAAGAACTCAAGCTCGGGCTGCTCAAAGCAGTGCCGCTGAGTCCGCGTTTGTTCCGTGATTTTTCTTTTGTCCGTCAGCGGCACAAGTTCCGTCTGCCCGCGATGGAAGATCTTCTGGAATTTTCTCGCGATTACTGTAGCAATAGTTCTCCAATGCATGACCTGGAAAGCATTCAAGCGAAAAACGCTACTTGACCTGATTGGTTCAGCTCGGGATGACACCGGTTTTTCGGTGATTCTTTCCAGCAACCATCAACACAAAAAACCCACCCTTTTCAGCAGGGTGGTTTTTTATTGCCTAGGTTTGGTCGTGCATCGACCACAGAATCTCTAATTATATTTGAGCTTCCGTGTGGCACAGTGATGTGCCGCCATGAACGAAGACATAAGGGCACCTCGAAATACCCGTGATTCGTCGTTCCCGCAAAACGGTAACCCAGAAAAATCAAGGCGCTGGATTCCCGCCTACTTGGGAATGACGGGTTTTTCGAGCTTCCCATAAGTGATTGGTCATGAAGAAAATCAAAAATCATATTTTTTGATTTTCGCCCTCTGAAAATTATAGGATGGCATTGCTCAGAGGATTCCCAAAGATAAAACGACAGGCAATAAAAAACCTCGGAGCTACCCGAGGTTTTTTTACATTAGCCGGTGGAGATCACCGGCAGTCGGATCAGAATCCGCCGTGTGCGCCCGCTTCCATCATCTTCATCATGGAATCACGAACGTGCTGAGCGTTGGATTTGAATGGCTCTGGCATATTTTTGCCGCCATGAACAAACATGTCCATGTTCAAACCATACAGCCAGTAACGACCTTCTTTGTCTTCGACAACAGCGATACGGCAAGGCAGGTAGGCCGAGAAGTACGGGCTGAAATCAACCGCTTGACGTGCAATGGAAGGGCTGCAGTACTGATAAATCATCAGGTAGCGTTGTTTTTTGCCCGTTTCCAGTTCCAGCTGCTTGGACAATGGCATTTCACCAACGTTTTTCAGACCGGTGCCGACAGAAGCTGATTCAATACTTTGTTTGATGTCGTCAGGGCCGAGGCCTTTGTCGACTTCCATGCGCCAAACGGTAGCAGCGCCCAAGTCGCCGCCGCTACTGACAAAGCGGTCATACATGCCGCTGTATACGTCCATAGCTTGCGGATCGAGCTTGTCTTTGATCGATAGGAAGCCGCAGCCAGAAAGAGACATGATTGCCACACCCAGTACGGATGCCTTCAAGAGATTACGCATTAACTCACCCCGTTTTGTTTGTTTCTATCTATGTAGCCTATTCATTGTTACTGCATTAGTAAACGCTGACAAACTGATTTAGTTCATCAAGAATAAACACGCTTAATATAGCAAACTTCTAATAAACAAAGTTCAACACTTGGACTTTACACCCATGCAGTGTGATGGTGTCGGTTTTTATGTCCCCTGTTCGGGGATAAATCCTCTAGAATCGGACCCATCGATACATTCACGCGAAGGCCATATGCAAACTCAGTTGATCGTAAACCTGTTCGGCCCGATGGGTACTTCCCATCTGGCTGATCTTCTGGCCTTGATTCAACAGCAGCAGTGTCATGCCCTCGATAGCCATATGTTGTCGTTTGAACAACGCATGGTGTTGGCCCTGCGTATTTCCGGTAACTGGGATCGGGTAACGCGAGTTGAGTCGGTCCTGCGCGAGTTCGCGCAGCGGGCAGGTATTGATATGCATGTTCACCATGAACAAAACATTGCCGAACGTGAGGCGGTTCTTCCCTATGTTGTCGATGCCATCGGTCTGGCATCCGCCGACATCGCGGCTGTTATCACTCGTTTTTTTGCTCAGCAGAAAGTAGATATGCGGGAGTTGTCCACGCGGACCTATCGTCCGGCCCGCAGTAGCGAACGATTGATTCAAATGCGGGCACAGATCGATATCCCGGCGCGCTGCCATCTGGGGCAATTCAAGTCGGATTTTTTTGATCTCTGCGATAACCTGAACCTTGATGCCGCCATTGAACCGGAACGTAGCTTTTAAGGTGTGTTTTTTATTGATTCCCGGAGGAGAACAATGTCTGAGTTGATTAAAGGATCGGTGGTACCTTCATTTACAGGCGCAACCACCGATGGTGGACAAATTTGCGAAACGACCTATTCGGGCAAGTGGCTGGTTCTTTACTTTTATCCTCGTGATAACACACCGGGTTGCACGACCGAAGCGCAGGATTTTCAGCGTTTGCTGCCGTCATTCGATGAAGCCGATGCCGTGGTTGTTGGTGTGTCGAATGATGATCAGGCAAGTCATGCCCGATTCTGTGCCAAACAGGGGCTGAGCTTTCCGTTAATTGCCGATACGGAACAAACGGTTTCACGGGCGTTCGATGTGATTCGGGAAAAATCGATGTACGGCAAAACCTTCGAGGGCATCGAGCGCAGTACTTTTTTAATCGCGCCCGATGGACAGATTCATACCGTATGGCGCAAAGTGAAGGTGCCCGGCCATGCCGAGGCGGTGCTCGCGGCCATTCGGGAAGCCGG
This region of Halothiobacillus neapolitanus c2 genomic DNA includes:
- the neuB gene encoding N-acetylneuraminate synthase translates to MSQPLIIAEAGVNHNGQTDLAFALVEAAAKAGADVVKFQTFKAELLVTADAPKAEYQQRATGAGESQYAMLKRLELSPDLHHELKREAERLGLEFLSTAFDSQSLRFLVDEVGLKRLKLPSGELTNAPFVLEHARTGAELIVSTGMANLAEIEQALGVIAFGRIAGADDRPSVDAFKAAYASAEGQAALKSGVTLMHCTSDYPAAPQAINLRAMDTLSAAFGLPVGYSDHTLGTAMSIAAVARGARIVEKHFTLDRTLEGPDHAASLEPDELTQMIRGIRDVSAALGDGIKRPQPAELSTARVARKSLVARVPIRAGEPFTTDNLTVMRPGTGLSPIGYWALLGKTARQDYPAGSLIVD
- a CDS encoding acetyltransferase — translated: MTKPFIILGAGGHAAVIRDLIECLGHEVAGVLTPEFSAGSHWQGLPVLGADDFLDQPAAADYVYALGVGLMPNQARLRSTLYAELITKGLEVPTLVHPSAVVARSVRLGRGVQILAGVVVQAQAVIGDNVLINTRASVDHHCHLGAHSHVAPGAVLCGGVRTGEGVFVGAGATVIQGLEIGSRAEVGAGATVLRSLPADTRFIPERPHQGI
- a CDS encoding nucleotidyltransferase family protein; amino-acid sequence: MSEQWQKIRLRVSDSLHRAIEVIDQGAKQIALVLDDDGRLIGTVTDGDIRRGILRHLSLEAPVSEVMNAKPRSLAAGYSRAEALQLLGSAQVLQVPIVDRDGKLVGLETMTDLMKRPRLENPVFLMAGGFGTRLRPLTDSCPKPMLKVGGKPMLEHILQDLIDYGFYRFYISVHYLREQVIEHFKDGSRFGVSIQYIHEDTPLGTAGCLGLLPRDAVQRPIIVVNGDIMTRVNYEALLQDHDRHTPAATVCTRQYDFQVPYGVIEHEDQRITNITEKPTQHFFVSAGIYVLAPQVVHSMAADTRVDMPDLLKSEITAGRSVRMFPVHEYWLDIGRMNDFELAQNDAASVLQRV
- a CDS encoding cytidylyltransferase domain-containing protein; translation: MSDIGSVLALIPARGGSKGLPGKNIRPLKGRPLIGWSIEAARTSRYVSRVVVSSDDEEILAVARDQGAETPFRRPASLAGDATPSMDVVLHALDQLAEFEWVVLLQPTSPLRLSADIDAAIEQCLKTNAPACVSVCEAPASPWWMFEVGAECRMRSFLPAEQRPVRRQDLPDLYALNGAVYVAKTEWLRTSRSFLTEETVAYVMPPARSVDIDTLFDFQLAECLLGNH
- a CDS encoding proline--tRNA ligase, whose product is MRSSQFPLNTLKETPTEAEIISHQLMLRAGMIRRLASGLYTWSPLGLRVLRKVEAVVREEMEGIGALELLMPAIQPAELWQESGRWQKYGPELLRVKDRHDREFCVGPTHEEVISDYARRELKSYRQLPICYYQVQTKFRDEIRPRFGVMRAREFIMKDAYSFHADVESLRVTYQAMYDAYTRIFTRLGLKFRAVEADTGSIGGKGSHEFHVLADSGEDAIAYAVNGDYAANVEMAPTFPLKGGRAPATASLTRVATPNAKTIDEVAAFLNAPATKILKTLLVRGKETPVVAIILRGDHELNDIKATKHPLIADPFEFIPPAEAFTHTGANVGSLGPIGLNIPVIADFAAADCADFICGANEDGWHITGVNWGRDLPEPETADLRNAVEGDPAPDGQDKLAIARGIEVGHVFQLGTTYSEKMHCEFLDEHGKPATAIMGCYGIGVSRIVAAAIEQNHDDNGIVWPVPLAPFEVAIVPINGHRAPAVQAEAERLEAELTAQGFNVLLDDRGLRPGVAFADMELIGIPLRIVVSERGLAAGEYETRLRWESENKSIIADQLLAWIGQNLK
- a CDS encoding DUF4124 domain-containing protein, which codes for MIALTAAATVMFSAASQADGSTQIYKWVDKNGETHFSQLPPKQGEAQIVNPDYATSGNNEDAQAAPAEKTEDETKKPLAPDQPVLAINKKEAAKACEAANAQIKMLQNTQNQLMTQDADGKYRPLTSEEIASRLKQAQDVANKACVK
- a CDS encoding LysR family transcriptional regulator, which gives rise to MADRRLKVFNTVARLLSFTKAAEALHTTQPAVTFQVRQLEEHFDTRLFDRTHNRVTLTDVGHVVYEISERMFELYDEMDRRVKEMTGEVGGSLNIGASTTIAENMLPALLGKFRLKHRDLAVRLKVGNTEAIVSMVEHNVVDLAIVEGTVGNKNLLVETCRRDELVVILPPDHQLAGLESVSLDQLMSYDFICREEGSGTREMVLNYLIEHGYSDGWDVCMELGSPEAIKGAVQAGMGLSIMSASGITKELKLGLLKAVPLSPRLFRDFSFVRQRHKFRLPAMEDLLEFSRDYCSNSSPMHDLESIQAKNAT
- a CDS encoding DUF302 domain-containing protein, with the translated sequence MRNLLKASVLGVAIMSLSGCGFLSIKDKLDPQAMDVYSGMYDRFVSSGGDLGAATVWRMEVDKGLGPDDIKQSIESASVGTGLKNVGEMPLSKQLELETGKKQRYLMIYQYCSPSIARQAVDFSPYFSAYLPCRIAVVEDKEGRYWLYGLNMDMFVHGGKNMPEPFKSNAQHVRDSMMKMMEAGAHGGF
- a CDS encoding glycine cleavage system protein R — translated: MQTQLIVNLFGPMGTSHLADLLALIQQQQCHALDSHMLSFEQRMVLALRISGNWDRVTRVESVLREFAQRAGIDMHVHHEQNIAEREAVLPYVVDAIGLASADIAAVITRFFAQQKVDMRELSTRTYRPARSSERLIQMRAQIDIPARCHLGQFKSDFFDLCDNLNLDAAIEPERSF
- a CDS encoding peroxiredoxin, whose product is MSELIKGSVVPSFTGATTDGGQICETTYSGKWLVLYFYPRDNTPGCTTEAQDFQRLLPSFDEADAVVVGVSNDDQASHARFCAKQGLSFPLIADTEQTVSRAFDVIREKSMYGKTFEGIERSTFLIAPDGQIHTVWRKVKVPGHAEAVLAAIREAGRS